One genomic window of Elaeis guineensis isolate ETL-2024a chromosome 2, EG11, whole genome shotgun sequence includes the following:
- the LOC140855408 gene encoding uncharacterized protein gives MLEFCKSEEFLAAIFVLLGQLGRFGIDDGGYQQTGVAELRCSLSRILEASITEKRSIPTQFSAVGAVLNLLPFNFEEIAGHRELSQDASEYGYVMQVKKWFSHLSMEQQAMSFDLFR, from the exons ATGCTGGAGTTCTGCAAGTCTGAGGAGTTTTTAGCTGCTATTTTTGTATTACTAGGTCAGCTGGGAAG ATTTGGCATCGATGATGGTGGCTATCAGCAGACTGGAGTTGCAGAGCTGAGATGTAGTTTGTCCAGGATTCTAGAAGCAAGCATTACAGAAAAAAGGAGTATCCCCACTCAATTTTCAGCTGTTGGTGCTGTGCTAAATCTTCTTCCATTCAATTTTGAAGAAATTGCTGGACACCGAGAACTTTCACAAGATGCTAGTGAATATGGTTATGTTATGCAAGTAAAGAAGTGGTTTTCTCATCTAAGCATGGAACAACAAGCAATGTCATTTGATCTCTTTAGATAA